From the genome of Pseudomonas sp. AB6, one region includes:
- the rplS gene encoding 50S ribosomal protein L19, whose translation MTNKIILQLEAEQMTKEIPPFAPGDTVVVQVKVKEGDRSRLQAFEGVVIAKRNRGVNSAFTVRKISNGVGVERTFQTYSPQIDSMAVKRRGDVRKAKLYYLRDLSGKAARIKEKLS comes from the coding sequence ATGACTAACAAAATCATTCTGCAACTCGAAGCTGAGCAGATGACTAAAGAGATCCCTCCCTTTGCCCCGGGCGACACTGTTGTCGTTCAGGTGAAAGTGAAGGAAGGCGACCGTTCGCGTCTGCAAGCGTTCGAAGGCGTAGTAATTGCCAAGCGTAACCGTGGTGTAAACAGTGCTTTCACTGTTCGTAAAATCTCCAACGGTGTTGGCGTTGAGCGTACTTTCCAGACCTACAGCCCGCAAATCGACAGTATGGCTGTGAAACGTCGCGGTGACGTTCGCAAAGCCAAGTTGTACTACCTGCGTGACCTGTCCGGTAAAGCAGCTCGCATCAAAGAAAAACTGTCCTGA
- the xerD gene encoding site-specific tyrosine recombinase XerD — MPAIDHPLIDRFLDTLWLEKGLSDNTRDAYRSDLALFNGWLQEHGIELDQAGRELILDHLAWRLEKAYKPRSTARFLSGVRGFYRYLLREKMIQIDPTLRIDMPQLGRPLPKSMSEADVEALLAAPDQSEAIGQRDRAMLEVLYACGLRVTELIGLTLEQVNLRQGVVRVMGKGSKERLVPMGEEAIIWIERYLRDARSELLNGRPSDVLFPSLRGEQMTRQTFWHRIKQHAMVAGISNSLSPHTLRHAFATHLLNHGADLRVVQMLLGHSDLSTTQIYTHVARARLQEMHAKHHPRG; from the coding sequence ATGCCCGCCATCGACCACCCTTTGATCGACCGTTTTCTAGACACCTTGTGGTTGGAAAAAGGCCTGTCGGATAACACCCGCGATGCGTATCGCAGCGACCTGGCTTTGTTCAATGGCTGGCTTCAGGAGCACGGTATCGAGCTCGATCAGGCCGGTCGTGAACTTATCCTGGATCACTTGGCATGGCGCTTGGAGAAAGCCTACAAGCCGCGTTCAACAGCTCGCTTTCTTTCAGGGGTTCGCGGTTTCTATCGGTACCTGTTGCGCGAAAAGATGATTCAGATCGATCCAACGTTACGCATCGACATGCCCCAGTTGGGTCGTCCGTTACCAAAATCAATGTCCGAAGCTGACGTTGAAGCGTTACTGGCCGCACCGGACCAGAGCGAAGCCATCGGTCAACGCGACCGGGCCATGCTCGAGGTACTCTATGCCTGCGGGCTACGTGTCACTGAGTTGATTGGCTTGACCCTTGAGCAAGTTAATCTGCGTCAAGGTGTTGTGCGTGTGATGGGCAAAGGCAGTAAGGAGCGCCTGGTGCCGATGGGGGAGGAGGCAATCATCTGGATTGAGCGCTACCTGCGTGATGCCCGTTCAGAGTTATTGAACGGGCGCCCTAGCGACGTTTTATTCCCCAGTCTGCGCGGTGAGCAAATGACCCGGCAAACGTTTTGGCATCGGATCAAGCAACACGCTATGGTCGCTGGCATCAGTAATTCGTTGTCACCGCACACCCTACGTCACGCGTTTGCGACTCATTTGCTCAACCACGGCGCCGACCTGCGCGTGGTCCAGATGTTATTGGGACACAGCGATTTATCCACCACGCAAATCTACACCCATGTGGCGCGCGCTCGGTTGCAAGAAATGCACGCCAAGCATCATCCGCGAGGATAA
- a CDS encoding homoserine dehydrogenase, which yields MKPVKVGICGLGTVGGGTFNVLQRNAEEIARRAGRGIEVAQIGLRRPNPNCQVTGIPTTADVFAVATNPEIDIVIELIGGYTVARELVLKAIENGKHVVTANKALIAVHGNEIFAKAREKGVIVAFEAAVAGGIPVIKAIREGLAANRINWVAGIINGTGNFILTEMREKGRTFPDVLAEAQALGYAEADPTFDVEGIDAAHKLTILASIAFGIPLQFDKAYTEGITKLTTADVNYAEALGYRIKHLGVARSTAAGIELRVHPTLIPADRLIANVNGVMNAVMVNGDAAGSTLFYGAGAGMEPTASSVIADLVDVVRAMTCDPENRVPHLAFQPDSLSAHPILPIEACESAYYLRIQAKDHPGVLAQVASILSERGINIESIMQKEVEEHDGLVPMILLTHSVLEQRMNDAIKALEALHDVVGPVVRIRVEHLN from the coding sequence GTGAAACCGGTCAAAGTAGGCATCTGTGGGCTTGGTACTGTCGGTGGCGGCACCTTTAACGTGCTTCAACGTAACGCTGAGGAAATTGCTCGTCGTGCCGGGCGTGGCATTGAAGTTGCGCAAATTGGCCTGCGTCGGCCAAATCCTAATTGCCAGGTAACCGGTATCCCTACGACCGCTGATGTTTTTGCCGTGGCCACCAACCCCGAAATCGATATTGTTATCGAACTGATCGGGGGTTATACCGTTGCCCGCGAACTGGTGCTCAAAGCCATTGAAAATGGCAAGCACGTTGTAACTGCCAATAAAGCCCTGATCGCCGTGCACGGTAACGAGATTTTTGCCAAAGCTCGCGAAAAGGGCGTAATCGTAGCGTTCGAAGCCGCAGTGGCTGGCGGCATTCCCGTGATCAAGGCGATTCGCGAAGGCCTTGCAGCTAACCGTATCAACTGGGTGGCCGGGATCATCAACGGCACGGGTAATTTTATTCTCACCGAAATGCGTGAGAAGGGTCGCACCTTTCCTGATGTGCTGGCGGAAGCTCAGGCATTGGGCTACGCCGAAGCTGATCCGACCTTTGACGTTGAAGGTATTGACGCTGCGCATAAGCTGACAATTCTTGCGTCCATTGCTTTCGGTATTCCGTTGCAGTTCGACAAGGCTTACACCGAGGGCATTACCAAGCTGACCACTGCGGACGTGAACTACGCCGAAGCGCTGGGTTACCGCATCAAACACCTGGGCGTGGCACGCAGCACCGCCGCAGGTATCGAGTTGCGGGTGCACCCGACCCTGATCCCTGCTGACCGTCTGATTGCTAACGTCAATGGTGTGATGAACGCAGTGATGGTCAATGGTGATGCGGCAGGCTCGACCTTGTTCTATGGCGCCGGCGCCGGTATGGAACCCACCGCATCATCAGTGATTGCTGATCTGGTCGACGTGGTTCGTGCCATGACCTGCGACCCTGAAAACCGCGTGCCGCACCTGGCTTTCCAGCCAGACTCGCTGTCCGCGCATCCGATTCTGCCGATCGAAGCCTGTGAAAGCGCTTATTACTTGCGTATTCAGGCCAAGGATCACCCCGGCGTCCTGGCGCAAGTGGCGAGTATTCTGTCGGAGCGCGGAATTAACATCGAGTCGATCATGCAGAAAGAAGTCGAAGAACACGACGGCCTGGTGCCGATGATTCTGTTGACTCACAGTGTGCTGGAGCAACGCATGAACGATGCCATTAAGGCACTGGAAGCGTTGCACGACGTGGTTGGACCGGTGGTTCGTATCCGCGTGGAGCATTTGAACTAG
- the dsbC gene encoding bifunctional protein-disulfide isomerase/oxidoreductase DsbC — protein sequence MRVPQIFAAAAIVLASSFSMFALADDAADKAIRKTLDTLKLDVPIDSIAASPLNDLYEVKLQGGRVLYASADGQFVMQGYLFQMQDGKPVNLTEKAERLAISKTINGIPTAEMVVYPAIGETKSHITVFTDTTCPYCHKLHAEVPELNRLGIEVRYLAFPRQGLGSPGDEQLQAVWCSKDKKSAMNRMVEGKNIDSVKCANPVSKQYAMGQSIGVNGTPAIVLADGQVIPGYQPAPQVAKLALSAK from the coding sequence ATGCGCGTGCCCCAGATTTTCGCCGCTGCAGCTATTGTGTTGGCCAGTTCATTTAGTATGTTTGCCTTGGCTGATGATGCCGCCGATAAAGCCATCCGTAAAACCCTCGACACACTGAAGCTCGATGTGCCGATCGATAGTATTGCGGCCAGCCCGCTGAATGATTTGTACGAAGTGAAACTCCAGGGCGGCCGCGTGCTGTATGCCAGCGCTGACGGCCAGTTCGTGATGCAAGGTTATTTGTTTCAGATGCAGGACGGTAAGCCGGTCAACCTGACCGAGAAAGCCGAGCGTCTGGCTATTTCAAAAACAATCAATGGTATTCCTACAGCTGAGATGGTCGTCTACCCCGCCATCGGTGAAACCAAGTCGCATATCACCGTATTCACTGACACCACCTGCCCTTACTGCCACAAACTGCATGCCGAAGTGCCGGAGCTGAACCGCTTGGGCATCGAAGTTCGCTATCTGGCCTTCCCGCGTCAGGGGTTAGGTTCACCAGGCGACGAGCAGCTGCAAGCGGTTTGGTGTTCCAAGGACAAGAAAAGCGCCATGAACCGTATGGTTGAGGGCAAAAACATAGACTCGGTGAAATGCGCTAATCCTGTTTCCAAGCAATACGCCATGGGCCAGTCTATTGGGGTGAATGGTACTCCGGCCATCGTGCTGGCAGACGGCCAAGTCATTCCCGGTTATCAACCAGCACCGCAAGTGGCCAAATTGGCGTTGAGCGCAAAATAA